From one Lycium ferocissimum isolate CSIRO_LF1 chromosome 5, AGI_CSIRO_Lferr_CH_V1, whole genome shotgun sequence genomic stretch:
- the LOC132057482 gene encoding mediator-associated protein 2-like produces the protein MDAPNELSYKPPPEFEEVKKDSLINLNIKDSTELWLIQWPLNQHPDFNGQEVSLKLHHDGNMGSFEDTSGKSYDVVSCRAQDPDAMVFLSSESEPKIAGKISRRVSLIHYPEPSELKQNSINLKQTMSQRSSGATTLTNSSRRFATPTQSTRTRSIMRAGSSSKSTKRKHSDAPSKSNGQSIQDSGKSGLSALTSSGSFDQSQDQKSKKKRKIDG, from the exons ATGGATGCTCCGAATGAACTGAGCTACAAACCACCCCCAGAATTTGAGGAGGTCAAAAAGGATTCACTTATCAATCTTAACATTAAAGACTCAACTGAGCTCTGGCTTATACAATGGCCCTTAAATCAA CATCCAGATTTCAATGGGCAAGAAGTTTCGTTGAAGCTACATCATGATGGGAATATGGGCAGCTTTGAGGATACATCTG GTAAATCATATGATGTGGTCAGTTGTAGAGCGCAGGACCCAGATGCGATGGTCTTTCTATCTTCTGAGTCAGAGCCAAAAATTG CTGGCAAAATTTCACGGCGTGTTTCCCTTATCCATTACCCGGAGCCAAGCGAGCTTAAACAGAACAGCATAAACTTGAAGCAGACGATGTCTCAAAGATCGTCTGGTGCTACTACATTGACCAATTCGTCTCGTCGCTTTGCAACTCCTACTCAAAGTACTAGGACACGGAGTATTATGAGAGCAGGGAGTTCATCCAAATCTACCAAGAGAAAACACAGTGATGCCCCTTCGAAATCCAATGGCCAATCTATTCAAGATTCAGGAAAAAGCGGTCTTAGTGCATTGACTTCTTCAGGGTCCTTTGATCAATCTCAAGATCAAAaatcaaagaagaaaaggaaaattgatgGTTGA